In Thunnus thynnus chromosome 4, fThuThy2.1, whole genome shotgun sequence, a genomic segment contains:
- the zmynd8 gene encoding MYND-type zinc finger-containing chromatin reader ZMYND8 isoform X8, protein MHPQSVAEEEGKTDTATEGMEISTRSKVSDTERMAQKRKMPSPSHSSNGHSSAETSPCPMKKKKKPGAVSSSKDQDGRNDFYCWLCHREGQVLCCELCPRVYHAKCLKLPAEPDGDWFCPECEKITVAECIETQSKAMMMLNIEQLSYLLKFALQKMKQPGTEPFQKPVSLEQHPDYAEYIFHPMDLCTLEKNIKKKMYGCTEAFLADAKWILHNCIIYNGGNHKLTATAKVIVKICEHEMNEIEVCPECYLSACQKRDNWFCEPCSNPHPLVWAKLKGFPFWPAKALRDKDGQVDARFFGQHDRAWVPLNNCYLMSKEIPFSVKKTKSIFNSAMQEMEVYVENMRKKFGVFNYAPFRTPYTPDNNFQMLQDPSNPLSTPVKSEKQEKIKLSFDMTASPKIPLARTMLSGAGVGGTTAGRRLPLSDMPRSPMSTNSSAHTGSDGEQETAEKSQTKAPNSQYSMGEESMDCAASPAHPRPGPAGSSLDSPKPFHSQAAGVPKQEKTPPTGSILNLNLDRSKAEMDLKELSETVQQKQGAAPVLTSPKRQIKSRFQLNLDKTIESCKAQLGIDEISVDVYKGVEHSDSEDSDKSDSSDSEYASDEEQKTKDGQDTAPNEEAHKEPSKSRVKDQTSPSQDKEGKPDAPVASETAAGDASASVSDAPAKEKVSTDLEKESPEKTKATPASPVPRERAQVKDESKQPVPVEDSDSERELVIDLGEDQGGKDRKRSRKDNATVKESSAGKPESKALTPSTLPSQNSTAPSTPSSVSSQSPMAIPVTMVSFTTPSPATISLATVSSATATPPSSSSSSASTTPALKKQRPLLPRETVPVVQRAVVWNPTAKFQTSSQKWHMQKVQRQQQNQQPVATTQMQASSPRQGQAQVPTQTQATGNGSTSVSSSSAQQSSQSTRYQTRQAVKAVQQKDTPLSTSTSAVTLVSSSPASVAMVAASSLGTAASSSPVATDLYIPTASADVAADIAKYTNKIMDAIKGTMTEIYNDLSKSTSGNTIAEIRRLRIEIEKLQWLHQQELSEMKHNLELTMAEMRQSLEQERERLVTEVKKQMELEKQQAVDETKKKQWCANCRKEAIFYCCWNTSYCDYPCQQAHWPEHMKSCTQSATAPQQEPEAESATDPPNKSLGQSSSGPNTLRDTPVSAPLDKDCDMEKSTDNVAVTLS, encoded by the exons GACGGCAGGAATGACTTCTACTGCTGGCTGTGCCACCGCGAGGGCCAGGTGCTCTGCTGTGAGCTCTGCCCCAGGGTGTACCACGCCAAGTGCCTCAAACTACCAGCCGAGCCCGACGGCGACTGGTTCTGTCCGGAGTGTGAG AAAATAACAGTTGCCGAGTGTATAGAGACTCAGAGCAAAGCCATGATGATGCTAAATATAGAACAGCTGTCTTACCTACTAAAGTTTGCCCTTCAGAAGATGAAACAACCAGGT ACTGAGCCCTTCCAGAAACCTGTGTCTCTTGAACAACATCCAGATTATGCAGAGTACATTTTTCATCCAATGGATCTTTGCACACTTGAGAAG aatatcaaaaagaaaatgtatggCTGCACAGAGGCCTTCTTGGCTGATGCAAAATGGATTTTGCACAACTGTATCATATACAATGGAG GCAATCACAAACTCACAGCTACAGCTAAAGTTATAGTAAAAATCTGTGAACATGAG ATGAACGAGATTGAAGTTTGTCCTGAGTGTTATCTGTCTGCTTGCCAAAAGAGAGACAACTGGTTCTGTGAGCCATGT AGTAACCCGCACCCTCTGGTGTGGGCCAAACTGAAAGGATTTCCCTTCTGGCCTGCTAAAGCTCTGCGGGACAAAGATGGACAGGTGGATGCTCGCTTCTTTGGTCAACATGACAG GGCTTGGGTCCCTTTAAACAATTGCTACCTCATGTCCAAAGAGATTCCATTCTCTGTGAAGAAGACCAAAAGCATCTTCAACAGTGCCATGCAAGAGATGGAGGTCTATGTGGAGAACATGAGGAAGAAGTTTGGAGTGTTTAACTATGCCCCCTTCAGGACACCCTACACTCCTGACAACAACTTCCAGATGCTGCAGGATCCCTCCAACCCCTTATCCACTCCTGTCAAATCCGAGAAACAGGAAAAGATCAAGCTGAGCTTTGATATGACGGCATCACCCAAGATCCCTCTGGCCAGGACCATGTTGTCTGGGGCTGGGGTGGGAGGGACCACAGCAGGGCGGCGGCTCCCCCTCAGTGATATGCCTCGCTCCCCCATGAGCACCAACTCCTCTGCCCATACAGGTTCAGATGGGGAACAGGAGACAGCAGAAAAGTCCCAGACAAAAGCTCCAAACAGCCAGTACAGTATGGGAGAAGAATCCATGGACTGTGCAG CATCACCTGCCCATCCTCGACCTGGTCCCGCTGGCAGTTCCTTGGATAGCCCTAAACCATTCCACTCCCAAGCTGCTGGCGTCCCAAAGCAGGAGAAGACACCTCCGACAGGAAGCATTCTGAACCTCAATCTAG ATCGGAGTAAAGCAGAAATGGACCTCAAGGAGCTTAGTGAAACAGTGCAGCAGAAGCAGGGAGCCGCACCAGTTCTTACCTCTCCAAAAAGACAGATCAAGAGCCGTTTCCAGCTAAACCTGGACAAAACCATTGAGAGTTGCAAGGCACAGCTGG GTATTGACGAGATCTCTGTTGATGTGTATAAAGGTGTAGAACACAGTGACTCAGAAGACTCTGATAAATCTGACTCCAGTGACAGTGAGTATGCCAGTGATGAGGAGCAAAAGACCAAGGATGGCCAGGACACAGCACCCAATGAGGAAGCCCACAAGGAGCCTTCCAAAAGTCGAGTCAAAGACCAAACATCTCCAAGCCAAGATAAGGAGGGCAAACCTGATGCACCTGTGGCATCAGAGACCGCAGCAGGCGATGCCAGTGCATCAGTATCAGATGCTCCAGCTAAAGAGAAAGTAAGCACAGATTTAGAAAAAGAAAGTCCAGAGAAGACCAAAGCAACTCCAGCATCACCTGTTCCTAGAGAGAGGGCTCAAGTGAAAGATGAGTCAAAGCAGCCTGTGCCAGTGGAGGACTCTGACTCAGAGAGGGAGCTGGTTATTGACCTTGGAGAGGATCAAGGAGGcaaggacagaaagagaagcagaaaagATAATGCCACAGTCAAAGAGTCATCTGCTGGTAAACCTGAAA GTAAAGCCCTGACACCTTCGACACTACCATCTCAAAACAGCACAGCCCCCTCCACACCCTCCAGTGTTTCCTCGCAGTCCCCTATGGCCATTCCTGTCACCATGGTCTCCTTCACTACACCCTCTCCTGCAACCATCAGCCTCGCAACTGTGTCCAGTGCCACCGCAACAccaccctcttcctcctcctcttcagccTCCACCACACCAGCTTTGAAGAAACAGCGCCCTCTGCTGCCCCGAGAGACGGTGCCAGTGGTGCAGAGAGCCGTGGTGTGGAATCCCACTGCCAAGTTTCAGACCTCCTCTCAGAAGTGGCACATGCAGAAAGTGCAGCGTCAGCAACAGAACCAGCAACCTGTGGCAACCACGCAAATGCAGGCTTCATCGCCTAGGCAAGGCCAGGCACAGGTGCCGACCCAGACACAGGCAACCGGAAATGGCTCAACATCAGTGTCCTCGTCTTCAGCACAGCAGTCTTCACAAAGCACACGCTATCAGACCAGACAGGCTGTTAAAG cTGTTCAACAAAAAGACACTCCACTCAGCACATCCACATCAGCTGTCACCTTGGTGTCCAGTAGTCCAGcttctgttgccatggtagcaGCATCAAGTTTAGGCACAGCTGCTTCATCTTCACCGGTGGCAACAGACCTGTATATCCCCACTGCCTCAGCAGATGTTGCTGCAGACATTGCCAAGTACACCAACAAA ATAATGGATGCAATCAAAGGAACAATGACCGAAATCTACAATGACCTTTCTAAGAGTACTTCAGGCAATACAATAGCAGAG ataaGACGACTGAGAATCGAAATAGAAAAATTACAGTGGTTGCATCAACAAGAATTGTCAGAAATGAAGCACAATCTTG AGCTGACAATGGCAGAAATGAGGCAAAGTctggagcaggagagagagaggttggtGACTGAGGTGAAGAAACAGATGGAGCTGGAGAAGCAGCAAGCAGTGGATGAAACTAAGAAGAAACAGTGGTGTGCCAACTGCAGAAAAGAGGCCATCTTCTACTGCTGCTGGAACACCAGCTACTGTGATTATCCCTGTCAGCAAGCCCACTGGCCAGAGCACATGAAGTCCTGCACTCAGTCAG CCACAGCCCCACAGCAGGAACCTGAGGCTGAGTCGGCAACAGACCCCCCAAACAAAAGTTTAGGGCAGTCTAGCAGTGGCCCAAACACTCTCAGAGACACACCAGTCTCTGCACCATTAGACAAAGACTGTGACATGGAGAAGAGCACTGACAACGTTGCTGTCACTCTGTCATAA
- the zmynd8 gene encoding MYND-type zinc finger-containing chromatin reader ZMYND8 isoform X1: MGVKGEKKRQCVAEEEGKTDTATEGMEISTRSKVSDTERMAQKRKMPSPSHSSNGHSSAETSPCPMKKKKKPGAVSSSKDQSELRHGPFYYVKQPALTTDPVDVVPQDGRNDFYCWLCHREGQVLCCELCPRVYHAKCLKLPAEPDGDWFCPECEKITVAECIETQSKAMMMLNIEQLSYLLKFALQKMKQPGDHPRLSSRSPHAASTQRKTFNWTEPFQKPVSLEQHPDYAEYIFHPMDLCTLEKNIKKKMYGCTEAFLADAKWILHNCIIYNGGNHKLTATAKVIVKICEHEMNEIEVCPECYLSACQKRDNWFCEPCSNPHPLVWAKLKGFPFWPAKALRDKDGQVDARFFGQHDRAWVPLNNCYLMSKEIPFSVKKTKSIFNSAMQEMEVYVENMRKKFGVFNYAPFRTPYTPDNNFQMLQDPSNPLSTPVKSEKQEKIKLSFDMTASPKIPLARTMLSGAGVGGTTAGRRLPLSDMPRSPMSTNSSAHTGSDGEQETAEKSQTKAPNSQYSMGEESMDCAASPAHPRPGPAGSSLDSPKPFHSQAAGVPKQEKTPPTGSILNLNLDRSKAEMDLKELSETVQQKQGAAPVLTSPKRQIKSRFQLNLDKTIESCKAQLGIDEISVDVYKGVEHSDSEDSDKSDSSDSEYASDEEQKTKDGQDTAPNEEAHKEPSKSRVKDQTSPSQDKEGKPDAPVASETAAGDASASVSDAPAKEKVSTDLEKESPEKTKATPASPVPRERAQVKDESKQPVPVEDSDSERELVIDLGEDQGGKDRKRSRKDNATVKESSAGKPESKALTPSTLPSQNSTAPSTPSSVSSQSPMAIPVTMVSFTTPSPATISLATVSSATATPPSSSSSSASTTPALKKQRPLLPRETVPVVQRAVVWNPTAKFQTSSQKWHMQKVQRQQQNQQPVATTQMQASSPRQGQAQVPTQTQATGNGSTSVSSSSAQQSSQSTRYQTRQAVKAVQQKDTPLSTSTSAVTLVSSSPASVAMVAASSLGTAASSSPVATDLYIPTASADVAADIAKYTNKIMDAIKGTMTEIYNDLSKSTSGNTIAEIRRLRIEIEKLQWLHQQELSEMKHNLELTMAEMRQSLEQERERLVTEVKKQMELEKQQAVDETKKKQWCANCRKEAIFYCCWNTSYCDYPCQQAHWPEHMKSCTQSATAPQQEPEAESATDPPNKSLGQSSSGPNTLRDTPVSAPLDKDCDMEKSTDNVAVTLS, from the exons TCAGAACTAAGACATGGTCCCTTTTACTATGTGAAGCAGCCAGCACTCACCACAGACCCTGTTGATGTTGTACCGCAGGACGGCAGGAATGACTTCTACTGCTGGCTGTGCCACCGCGAGGGCCAGGTGCTCTGCTGTGAGCTCTGCCCCAGGGTGTACCACGCCAAGTGCCTCAAACTACCAGCCGAGCCCGACGGCGACTGGTTCTGTCCGGAGTGTGAG AAAATAACAGTTGCCGAGTGTATAGAGACTCAGAGCAAAGCCATGATGATGCTAAATATAGAACAGCTGTCTTACCTACTAAAGTTTGCCCTTCAGAAGATGAAACAACCAGGT GATCATCCCCGCTTGTCATCTCGCTCCCCCCATGCAGCTTCCACGCAGAGAAAGACTTTTAATTGG ACTGAGCCCTTCCAGAAACCTGTGTCTCTTGAACAACATCCAGATTATGCAGAGTACATTTTTCATCCAATGGATCTTTGCACACTTGAGAAG aatatcaaaaagaaaatgtatggCTGCACAGAGGCCTTCTTGGCTGATGCAAAATGGATTTTGCACAACTGTATCATATACAATGGAG GCAATCACAAACTCACAGCTACAGCTAAAGTTATAGTAAAAATCTGTGAACATGAG ATGAACGAGATTGAAGTTTGTCCTGAGTGTTATCTGTCTGCTTGCCAAAAGAGAGACAACTGGTTCTGTGAGCCATGT AGTAACCCGCACCCTCTGGTGTGGGCCAAACTGAAAGGATTTCCCTTCTGGCCTGCTAAAGCTCTGCGGGACAAAGATGGACAGGTGGATGCTCGCTTCTTTGGTCAACATGACAG GGCTTGGGTCCCTTTAAACAATTGCTACCTCATGTCCAAAGAGATTCCATTCTCTGTGAAGAAGACCAAAAGCATCTTCAACAGTGCCATGCAAGAGATGGAGGTCTATGTGGAGAACATGAGGAAGAAGTTTGGAGTGTTTAACTATGCCCCCTTCAGGACACCCTACACTCCTGACAACAACTTCCAGATGCTGCAGGATCCCTCCAACCCCTTATCCACTCCTGTCAAATCCGAGAAACAGGAAAAGATCAAGCTGAGCTTTGATATGACGGCATCACCCAAGATCCCTCTGGCCAGGACCATGTTGTCTGGGGCTGGGGTGGGAGGGACCACAGCAGGGCGGCGGCTCCCCCTCAGTGATATGCCTCGCTCCCCCATGAGCACCAACTCCTCTGCCCATACAGGTTCAGATGGGGAACAGGAGACAGCAGAAAAGTCCCAGACAAAAGCTCCAAACAGCCAGTACAGTATGGGAGAAGAATCCATGGACTGTGCAG CATCACCTGCCCATCCTCGACCTGGTCCCGCTGGCAGTTCCTTGGATAGCCCTAAACCATTCCACTCCCAAGCTGCTGGCGTCCCAAAGCAGGAGAAGACACCTCCGACAGGAAGCATTCTGAACCTCAATCTAG ATCGGAGTAAAGCAGAAATGGACCTCAAGGAGCTTAGTGAAACAGTGCAGCAGAAGCAGGGAGCCGCACCAGTTCTTACCTCTCCAAAAAGACAGATCAAGAGCCGTTTCCAGCTAAACCTGGACAAAACCATTGAGAGTTGCAAGGCACAGCTGG GTATTGACGAGATCTCTGTTGATGTGTATAAAGGTGTAGAACACAGTGACTCAGAAGACTCTGATAAATCTGACTCCAGTGACAGTGAGTATGCCAGTGATGAGGAGCAAAAGACCAAGGATGGCCAGGACACAGCACCCAATGAGGAAGCCCACAAGGAGCCTTCCAAAAGTCGAGTCAAAGACCAAACATCTCCAAGCCAAGATAAGGAGGGCAAACCTGATGCACCTGTGGCATCAGAGACCGCAGCAGGCGATGCCAGTGCATCAGTATCAGATGCTCCAGCTAAAGAGAAAGTAAGCACAGATTTAGAAAAAGAAAGTCCAGAGAAGACCAAAGCAACTCCAGCATCACCTGTTCCTAGAGAGAGGGCTCAAGTGAAAGATGAGTCAAAGCAGCCTGTGCCAGTGGAGGACTCTGACTCAGAGAGGGAGCTGGTTATTGACCTTGGAGAGGATCAAGGAGGcaaggacagaaagagaagcagaaaagATAATGCCACAGTCAAAGAGTCATCTGCTGGTAAACCTGAAA GTAAAGCCCTGACACCTTCGACACTACCATCTCAAAACAGCACAGCCCCCTCCACACCCTCCAGTGTTTCCTCGCAGTCCCCTATGGCCATTCCTGTCACCATGGTCTCCTTCACTACACCCTCTCCTGCAACCATCAGCCTCGCAACTGTGTCCAGTGCCACCGCAACAccaccctcttcctcctcctcttcagccTCCACCACACCAGCTTTGAAGAAACAGCGCCCTCTGCTGCCCCGAGAGACGGTGCCAGTGGTGCAGAGAGCCGTGGTGTGGAATCCCACTGCCAAGTTTCAGACCTCCTCTCAGAAGTGGCACATGCAGAAAGTGCAGCGTCAGCAACAGAACCAGCAACCTGTGGCAACCACGCAAATGCAGGCTTCATCGCCTAGGCAAGGCCAGGCACAGGTGCCGACCCAGACACAGGCAACCGGAAATGGCTCAACATCAGTGTCCTCGTCTTCAGCACAGCAGTCTTCACAAAGCACACGCTATCAGACCAGACAGGCTGTTAAAG cTGTTCAACAAAAAGACACTCCACTCAGCACATCCACATCAGCTGTCACCTTGGTGTCCAGTAGTCCAGcttctgttgccatggtagcaGCATCAAGTTTAGGCACAGCTGCTTCATCTTCACCGGTGGCAACAGACCTGTATATCCCCACTGCCTCAGCAGATGTTGCTGCAGACATTGCCAAGTACACCAACAAA ATAATGGATGCAATCAAAGGAACAATGACCGAAATCTACAATGACCTTTCTAAGAGTACTTCAGGCAATACAATAGCAGAG ataaGACGACTGAGAATCGAAATAGAAAAATTACAGTGGTTGCATCAACAAGAATTGTCAGAAATGAAGCACAATCTTG AGCTGACAATGGCAGAAATGAGGCAAAGTctggagcaggagagagagaggttggtGACTGAGGTGAAGAAACAGATGGAGCTGGAGAAGCAGCAAGCAGTGGATGAAACTAAGAAGAAACAGTGGTGTGCCAACTGCAGAAAAGAGGCCATCTTCTACTGCTGCTGGAACACCAGCTACTGTGATTATCCCTGTCAGCAAGCCCACTGGCCAGAGCACATGAAGTCCTGCACTCAGTCAG CCACAGCCCCACAGCAGGAACCTGAGGCTGAGTCGGCAACAGACCCCCCAAACAAAAGTTTAGGGCAGTCTAGCAGTGGCCCAAACACTCTCAGAGACACACCAGTCTCTGCACCATTAGACAAAGACTGTGACATGGAGAAGAGCACTGACAACGTTGCTGTCACTCTGTCATAA
- the zmynd8 gene encoding MYND-type zinc finger-containing chromatin reader ZMYND8 isoform X5, with amino-acid sequence MGVKGEKKRQCVAEEEGKTDTATEGMEISTRSKVSDTERMAQKRKMPSPSHSSNGHSSAETSPCPMKKKKKPGAVSSSKDQDGRNDFYCWLCHREGQVLCCELCPRVYHAKCLKLPAEPDGDWFCPECEKITVAECIETQSKAMMMLNIEQLSYLLKFALQKMKQPGDHPRLSSRSPHAASTQRKTFNWTEPFQKPVSLEQHPDYAEYIFHPMDLCTLEKNIKKKMYGCTEAFLADAKWILHNCIIYNGGNHKLTATAKVIVKICEHEMNEIEVCPECYLSACQKRDNWFCEPCSNPHPLVWAKLKGFPFWPAKALRDKDGQVDARFFGQHDRAWVPLNNCYLMSKEIPFSVKKTKSIFNSAMQEMEVYVENMRKKFGVFNYAPFRTPYTPDNNFQMLQDPSNPLSTPVKSEKQEKIKLSFDMTASPKIPLARTMLSGAGVGGTTAGRRLPLSDMPRSPMSTNSSAHTGSDGEQETAEKSQTKAPNSQYSMGEESMDCAASPAHPRPGPAGSSLDSPKPFHSQAAGVPKQEKTPPTGSILNLNLDRSKAEMDLKELSETVQQKQGAAPVLTSPKRQIKSRFQLNLDKTIESCKAQLGIDEISVDVYKGVEHSDSEDSDKSDSSDSEYASDEEQKTKDGQDTAPNEEAHKEPSKSRVKDQTSPSQDKEGKPDAPVASETAAGDASASVSDAPAKEKVSTDLEKESPEKTKATPASPVPRERAQVKDESKQPVPVEDSDSERELVIDLGEDQGGKDRKRSRKDNATVKESSAGKPESKALTPSTLPSQNSTAPSTPSSVSSQSPMAIPVTMVSFTTPSPATISLATVSSATATPPSSSSSSASTTPALKKQRPLLPRETVPVVQRAVVWNPTAKFQTSSQKWHMQKVQRQQQNQQPVATTQMQASSPRQGQAQVPTQTQATGNGSTSVSSSSAQQSSQSTRYQTRQAVKAVQQKDTPLSTSTSAVTLVSSSPASVAMVAASSLGTAASSSPVATDLYIPTASADVAADIAKYTNKIMDAIKGTMTEIYNDLSKSTSGNTIAEIRRLRIEIEKLQWLHQQELSEMKHNLELTMAEMRQSLEQERERLVTEVKKQMELEKQQAVDETKKKQWCANCRKEAIFYCCWNTSYCDYPCQQAHWPEHMKSCTQSATAPQQEPEAESATDPPNKSLGQSSSGPNTLRDTPVSAPLDKDCDMEKSTDNVAVTLS; translated from the exons GACGGCAGGAATGACTTCTACTGCTGGCTGTGCCACCGCGAGGGCCAGGTGCTCTGCTGTGAGCTCTGCCCCAGGGTGTACCACGCCAAGTGCCTCAAACTACCAGCCGAGCCCGACGGCGACTGGTTCTGTCCGGAGTGTGAG AAAATAACAGTTGCCGAGTGTATAGAGACTCAGAGCAAAGCCATGATGATGCTAAATATAGAACAGCTGTCTTACCTACTAAAGTTTGCCCTTCAGAAGATGAAACAACCAGGT GATCATCCCCGCTTGTCATCTCGCTCCCCCCATGCAGCTTCCACGCAGAGAAAGACTTTTAATTGG ACTGAGCCCTTCCAGAAACCTGTGTCTCTTGAACAACATCCAGATTATGCAGAGTACATTTTTCATCCAATGGATCTTTGCACACTTGAGAAG aatatcaaaaagaaaatgtatggCTGCACAGAGGCCTTCTTGGCTGATGCAAAATGGATTTTGCACAACTGTATCATATACAATGGAG GCAATCACAAACTCACAGCTACAGCTAAAGTTATAGTAAAAATCTGTGAACATGAG ATGAACGAGATTGAAGTTTGTCCTGAGTGTTATCTGTCTGCTTGCCAAAAGAGAGACAACTGGTTCTGTGAGCCATGT AGTAACCCGCACCCTCTGGTGTGGGCCAAACTGAAAGGATTTCCCTTCTGGCCTGCTAAAGCTCTGCGGGACAAAGATGGACAGGTGGATGCTCGCTTCTTTGGTCAACATGACAG GGCTTGGGTCCCTTTAAACAATTGCTACCTCATGTCCAAAGAGATTCCATTCTCTGTGAAGAAGACCAAAAGCATCTTCAACAGTGCCATGCAAGAGATGGAGGTCTATGTGGAGAACATGAGGAAGAAGTTTGGAGTGTTTAACTATGCCCCCTTCAGGACACCCTACACTCCTGACAACAACTTCCAGATGCTGCAGGATCCCTCCAACCCCTTATCCACTCCTGTCAAATCCGAGAAACAGGAAAAGATCAAGCTGAGCTTTGATATGACGGCATCACCCAAGATCCCTCTGGCCAGGACCATGTTGTCTGGGGCTGGGGTGGGAGGGACCACAGCAGGGCGGCGGCTCCCCCTCAGTGATATGCCTCGCTCCCCCATGAGCACCAACTCCTCTGCCCATACAGGTTCAGATGGGGAACAGGAGACAGCAGAAAAGTCCCAGACAAAAGCTCCAAACAGCCAGTACAGTATGGGAGAAGAATCCATGGACTGTGCAG CATCACCTGCCCATCCTCGACCTGGTCCCGCTGGCAGTTCCTTGGATAGCCCTAAACCATTCCACTCCCAAGCTGCTGGCGTCCCAAAGCAGGAGAAGACACCTCCGACAGGAAGCATTCTGAACCTCAATCTAG ATCGGAGTAAAGCAGAAATGGACCTCAAGGAGCTTAGTGAAACAGTGCAGCAGAAGCAGGGAGCCGCACCAGTTCTTACCTCTCCAAAAAGACAGATCAAGAGCCGTTTCCAGCTAAACCTGGACAAAACCATTGAGAGTTGCAAGGCACAGCTGG GTATTGACGAGATCTCTGTTGATGTGTATAAAGGTGTAGAACACAGTGACTCAGAAGACTCTGATAAATCTGACTCCAGTGACAGTGAGTATGCCAGTGATGAGGAGCAAAAGACCAAGGATGGCCAGGACACAGCACCCAATGAGGAAGCCCACAAGGAGCCTTCCAAAAGTCGAGTCAAAGACCAAACATCTCCAAGCCAAGATAAGGAGGGCAAACCTGATGCACCTGTGGCATCAGAGACCGCAGCAGGCGATGCCAGTGCATCAGTATCAGATGCTCCAGCTAAAGAGAAAGTAAGCACAGATTTAGAAAAAGAAAGTCCAGAGAAGACCAAAGCAACTCCAGCATCACCTGTTCCTAGAGAGAGGGCTCAAGTGAAAGATGAGTCAAAGCAGCCTGTGCCAGTGGAGGACTCTGACTCAGAGAGGGAGCTGGTTATTGACCTTGGAGAGGATCAAGGAGGcaaggacagaaagagaagcagaaaagATAATGCCACAGTCAAAGAGTCATCTGCTGGTAAACCTGAAA GTAAAGCCCTGACACCTTCGACACTACCATCTCAAAACAGCACAGCCCCCTCCACACCCTCCAGTGTTTCCTCGCAGTCCCCTATGGCCATTCCTGTCACCATGGTCTCCTTCACTACACCCTCTCCTGCAACCATCAGCCTCGCAACTGTGTCCAGTGCCACCGCAACAccaccctcttcctcctcctcttcagccTCCACCACACCAGCTTTGAAGAAACAGCGCCCTCTGCTGCCCCGAGAGACGGTGCCAGTGGTGCAGAGAGCCGTGGTGTGGAATCCCACTGCCAAGTTTCAGACCTCCTCTCAGAAGTGGCACATGCAGAAAGTGCAGCGTCAGCAACAGAACCAGCAACCTGTGGCAACCACGCAAATGCAGGCTTCATCGCCTAGGCAAGGCCAGGCACAGGTGCCGACCCAGACACAGGCAACCGGAAATGGCTCAACATCAGTGTCCTCGTCTTCAGCACAGCAGTCTTCACAAAGCACACGCTATCAGACCAGACAGGCTGTTAAAG cTGTTCAACAAAAAGACACTCCACTCAGCACATCCACATCAGCTGTCACCTTGGTGTCCAGTAGTCCAGcttctgttgccatggtagcaGCATCAAGTTTAGGCACAGCTGCTTCATCTTCACCGGTGGCAACAGACCTGTATATCCCCACTGCCTCAGCAGATGTTGCTGCAGACATTGCCAAGTACACCAACAAA ATAATGGATGCAATCAAAGGAACAATGACCGAAATCTACAATGACCTTTCTAAGAGTACTTCAGGCAATACAATAGCAGAG ataaGACGACTGAGAATCGAAATAGAAAAATTACAGTGGTTGCATCAACAAGAATTGTCAGAAATGAAGCACAATCTTG AGCTGACAATGGCAGAAATGAGGCAAAGTctggagcaggagagagagaggttggtGACTGAGGTGAAGAAACAGATGGAGCTGGAGAAGCAGCAAGCAGTGGATGAAACTAAGAAGAAACAGTGGTGTGCCAACTGCAGAAAAGAGGCCATCTTCTACTGCTGCTGGAACACCAGCTACTGTGATTATCCCTGTCAGCAAGCCCACTGGCCAGAGCACATGAAGTCCTGCACTCAGTCAG CCACAGCCCCACAGCAGGAACCTGAGGCTGAGTCGGCAACAGACCCCCCAAACAAAAGTTTAGGGCAGTCTAGCAGTGGCCCAAACACTCTCAGAGACACACCAGTCTCTGCACCATTAGACAAAGACTGTGACATGGAGAAGAGCACTGACAACGTTGCTGTCACTCTGTCATAA